The stretch of DNA CCCAAGGTTCTGAAGGTAGGGGAGCTTTTCAATAATACCCCTGAGATCGCCGAAGCCATCTCCGTTGGAGTCCTTAAAGCTTCTTGGATAAATCTGATATACAACGGAATTCTTCCACCAATCTTTCATTTCTTATGTCTCCTTTATTTTGCATTGAGCAGATATTTATAATCCGTATTTGCCGCTTATTTATATCCCGTCAGATACTCTTCAACTGCCCTTTTTACGATCAGTTATTTCAATATAACTTTTTTCAGGTTTTTTATAGGCGGACCACCCGAGGTCCGCCTTTTCATAGTTCTGATCTTTATCCTTAAGGTTTATGCAATTCCAAGAAGAGAGAGAATGATACTAAGGATGATAACACCGATGATCAGAACTGTGATGCTGATATTTTTCTTTTTCAGCAGATAGTAGCACAGAAGAGTCAGTCCAAGAGGAACGATGCCGATAAAAATCTGGTCCAGCATGTTCTGGAGGTTCAGAACAGATTCCCCCTTCATGGTAAGCTCATAAGTAGAATTAAAGGTTACCATGCTGGCAGTCATGCCGCCGACCATGATCAGACCTACTATGCTGGCAGCCTTTGTCAGGATATTCATAAGACCGCTTGCATAAACCTTCTGGATGTATTCGGAACCAAGCTTGTAGCCCAGGAATGTTCCATAATATTTCACAAGAATAGACGGAATGTTGAAAAGAAGCAGGAACACGATCGGTGCCAGAACGTTTCCGGATGCACCAAGACCTACTGCGATCCCGGCCGCGATCACACGGAGAACGCCCCAGAAAATGGAATCACCGATGCCGGCCAGAGGTCCCATCAGAGAGGATTTGACTGCATTGATAGAGCTTGCATCAAAATCCTTCTGCTCGCTGTTTTTCTTCTCCATGGAAGCTACAAGACCCATAATGAAAGTGGAACAGGTGATGGTTGTATTGAAATAGGACATACTTCTTGTGAGGGCTGCTTTTTTGCCCTCCTCATCGTTTTTGTAAAATTTGTTGATAAACGGCATCAGGGAATAACAGAAACCGGAAGCTCCCTGTTTTGCCGGGCTTACTGCCGCATACAGAGTGAAGGAACGCCAGAACGCTTTTCTCAGCATTTTTCTTTCATCTGCAGGAATGGATTTCGTTAAATTACTCATGAGAAAAATTCCTCCTCTTCTTCATCAAGATATTCGTCAGAACCACCGGCTGGTGAAGCTGCCACTCTCTGTGCCGCAAGCTGGTTCAGCTTGTAATCGTTCATACCAATGGAAATGGCAATGATCACACCGATCACGGCAAGGGCGATCAGCGGAAGCTTTAAGTATGCTGCAAGAACAAAGCCCAGGAAATAAAACATACAGATCTTGTTGTCCCAGAGCATCTTCATCAGCATTGCCATACCTACTGCCGGAAGAAGTCCGCCGCAAACTGTCAGACCATTCATAACAACATCCGGGATGGCATCCAGAAGTGCGCTGACTGCGTCAGATCCGAACAGGATCCCGAAGAATGCAAACAGAGAATATAAAAACCAGTTTACAGCCCAGAGCCCATAGTGAAGAGCAACGATCTGTTTTTCTTTTCCTTCTGCTGCCAGGCGGTCAAAGGTTTTTGCAAACATACCTACAATAAAGATATAAAGAACTGTTTTGATCTGAAGACCAAGGATACCGATAGGAAGTGCCAGTGTCAGGGCAACCTCAGAGCCTTTGCCAAGCATGATGGCAAAAGCAGTTCCTACAGCTGTGGCGATTCCGGGCTCTGCCGCAGAAGCACCGCCGATATTTACAACTCCCATGAATACAGCTTCCAATGAAGCTCCGATGATAACTCCTGTATGAAGATCTCCAAGCAACAGACCTACCAGCGGTCCGATGACGATCGGACGGTTCAGCATGGTAAATCCGATCAGCTCTGCACCGCCGACACAGATAAATACGGCAAGTGCTACAAGAAATGCATTTAACATTTTTTTCTTTCCTCCCTTTTTTGTGCTACGTTTTATTTATTCAGTGGATGTCAGTCAAGCTTGTCCAGTACATCCTTCACAAGCTTCTGCTCATCATTGGGTACCTGCTGCATACAGGCCTTCGGATCAAGAGCCACCAGCTCTTTCAGTGCCTGCTGTTCTGCTTTTGTCAGCATGATAGTCGGGGTCAGGACAAGCTTCTCGGAAACATCGATTCCATCAAAACGTCCCGTATTTCCTACATTGAGGAATCCGATCTCACCAACACTTTGTCTTATCTTCAGAGCATCCTTTACCGTTCTTGTCAGAACCAGAATACGCATCCTGGATGCCTTCGGATTGTTTAAAATACGAATGGCTTCATCCACCGGTTTGATCAGCGATTTGATTCCGCCCGGTACGGCCATTTTCAATGCCATCTTCTGGGTGTTATCGTTAGCTGCCTCGTCGTTAGCTACCACGATTCCCTGTACAGCCAGCTGTTTGGTCCAGGTCATGGCAACCTGTCCGTGGATCAGACGGTCATCTACACGAAGTGCGGTGATCTTTGCTGTGGAATTGTCATAGGACTGGGGAGCCAGAGCTTTTTTCGGTGCGGATTTTTTTGCATACGATGCAGCACCTTCTGAAATCTGCGCAGTATTTTCGATACCCTGTGCAGTATCTTCTTCAGCATTTTTTTCAGATGTGGATTTCTTTCCACCGCCAAGGTCTACCATCTGAAGCTCTTCTCTGGCATCATCGATGAACTCCTGGATCTCCTCCTCTGTCACATCGTCATCTGCCATCATGACCTGCATCAGGACCGGAAGGTTGGTTCCTGTGATCAGTGTGACATTTTCTTTCTGGCTGTATCCCAGAAGCTTCTGATTTACGCTTCCTCCCATCAGATCTGTGAAAACGAAAATCCTGTCGTTTTCATGCTGTGCGAAATATTCTTCAAACTTTTTCTCCACATTGTCTTCCGGTGTCACATATGCGTCGATGGTTGTGATCTCATCCATTTTTCCAACGATCAGCTCTGCTGTATAACGAATGCCGGAGGCCATTTTTCCATGTGTGGCGATCAGAATCTGTTTCATCTGGTATTCACTCCTTCTGTACTTTTTCCCTTTGGTTATGTACCTAACCTTTATGTTCACACTATAGCATCAAAGTTAGGCTGTGTAAATAGGTTATGTACATAACCTATTATTGCAACAAGTTCAAAATCATGGTTTTGTGCAGGTTTCACATAGAACAGCAAATGCTTATTATCCACATCTTCAGCACGGACCTACACAGGATAACTCTTTTACGATTTCAGGTAAATTTACAAAAAGCCGAAAATACTCTGACTGTCAGACACTGACAGTTCCCGTATATTTCGGCTTTTGATATCTTTATATCTCAGATTCTCTGTACTCTTACTATATTGAAAGTCCCGATTTTCTATTTTTCACAGTTCTGCAGTGACTTCTCGTATCTACCCCCTGATCAGATCAGGTACATTCTCTGCAGACTTACTTTTCCTCATGCTGCGGCTGTACAGATCTCCTGGGGATCAGCGTGACCGGAAGCATGATCTCATTTTCACGCTCTTTTTCCACTCCATTGATCCGTTCCATTAGAATTTCCACTGCAAGAGACGCCTTCTGCTCCACATTCTGGCTGATAGTAGTCAGACGAGGCACGGAAAATTCCGCATAGCTGATGTTATCGTATCCTGCAATTCCGATCTCCTCCGGAATCTTTACTCCACGACTGCTGAAAAAGCTGATAGCCTCCAATGCATAGAGGTCCGACAGGAAAAACAGTGCGGCCTTTGGTTTTTTCCGCTGGAGCAGCCACGCATAGCTTTCTTTTCGTTTGGCGTAGTTCATTCCAAGAGCAGTAAACTGCACCTTCTGCTTTTTCTTTGCAAAATCCTTCGCCGCCCGCTGAGCGCCCATGTAACGAAGATGATCCACACCATTATCACGGCCTGCACAAACCTGGATATGCTCATAGCCGCATTCCAGAAGATATTTTGTCATGAGATAGCCGCCACTTTCGTCGTCCAGTCCGATATTCAGGACATGGTTTTCCTGGCCTGCATCAAGCTCACCGTATGCATCAATAGAAACGATCGGTTTGTTGATCAGCTGATAGATTTTTTCGCAGTTGCTTTTGCTGAAGGAAATGGCAATAACACCATCTACATCCCAACCCATGACCATCTGGAATATCTTATCTGTATCCTTTGCAGAATACAGCATCAGATAATATCCCAGTTCCTGCACGTATTTCTCGATAAAACCGATGATCTTTCCATAAAAAGGATCTCCGATGATAGAATCCTTGAAGTCTTTATGATAATTGATCACAACTGCGATCAGCTGGGATTTTTCTTTATTCAGAACTCTCAGTCCCATTTTCTGGACATACCCCATCTCCCGGATAAGATTCTCGATCTTCTGAATATTGGCAGGAGATACTTTTTTTGTTTTTCCATGTATGACGTTGGAAACAGTTGTTGTACTCACGCCTGCTCTTTGCGCGATTTCCTTAATCGTTGCCATTATCTTTCCTCCAGAGATATTTCTGTGCGGAAGCCACTGCATTGGCTCCGTCTGAAACAGCAGTTACTATCTGGCGAAGTGCCTTGGTACGAATATCCCCCGCTGCAAAAACCCCAGGTGCGCTGGTAACACCCTCTTCTCCTGCACATATATATCCATTTTCATCCAGCTTGAGCTGGTCCTTTACAAGTGTCGTATTAGGAACGATCCCCACAGCAATGAAAACACCTTCTGCGGTCAATTCCCTCTCTTCATTTGTTTTTATATTACGGATCTTAAGACCGGTCACTTCATCCTGTCCCAGGATCTCAAGGGGAACACTGTCCCACACCATTTCTATATTCTCACAGGCAAAGACTTTCTCCTGAAGTGCCTGATCTGCTCGAAGCGCATCACGGCGATGAACAAGATATACCCTTTCACAGAGGCCGGAAAGAAAAACTGCATCCTCTGCTGCCACGTTTCCTCCCCCCACTACCACTGCGGTCCGATCCTTATAAAAAGCTCCGTCACAGGTAGCGCAGTAGGAAACACCAAGGCCGCTCAGATCATCCTCTCCCGGGATATCCAGCTTCCGGTGCTCTGCCCCAAATGCAAGGATCAGGGCTTTCGCCTGATATTCATGCTTTTTTGTACGAATCGTCTTGATCTCTCCGGAAATATTTTCCAGGGAAAGGATCTTCTCTCGCTGCGGTTCCAATCCCAGCTTCCGGGCATGCTCCCCGAAGGCTTCTCCGAGATCCATGCCCGACATCCCCGGCATTCCCGGATAATTATCCACCTCATAGGTAGCTGTGACCTGGCCGCCCGGTGCAAAGTTTTTATCGATCCATATGGTATTTAACCTGGCCCTGGACGCATAGATCGCCGCCGTGATCCCTGCCGGGCCTCCGCCTAAAATTGCAAGATCATAAATATCACTCATGTTATTTCTCCATTTTTGTATATTTCCGCTCACATAATATCATAGATTCCGTAATTTTCCAATATGATAGAACAAAGCGCCACTCTGAAAGGACGTTACTGTTTGCTTCGAGACCATCAGCACTCTCCACATGGCATATGTCTGTAAACAGTAACGAAAGACTGTCGTATGTCTCTTAAAATCAGGAAAAATAAATCTCCTATTTTCATCACTCTGCTTCTTATCCTGGCACTTCTCACCGGCCTTACTGCCGGTTATTTTTCCGCTCACGGGATCACAGAAAACGGAAAATTCGAAGCTTTTTCCAGAAAAGTTTTTCAAAATGAAGTTTCCGGCAGCACCCTTACCCTCCATTATACCCTGGCACATCCGGGAAAACAGGGCATCCGGCGAAAAAAAGCTTCTCTTGGCACTATCCCCACAGATATGAAAAATACATACCAGATCTGCAGCCAGTACGAAAAAAAACTGAAATCCTTCCGCTACAGCCGTCTTTCCACGGAAAATCAACTGACACTGGACTCCATGCTCCTCTATTACCACACAGAAAAATCACTGGGTGACAATTATCTGCTTCAGGAACCCCTTGGTCCAAGTCTTGGTATTCAGGCTCAGCTTCCGGTGCTTCTGGCGGAATATGCCTTTTATGAAGAACGTGATATCACCGACTATCTCACTCTTCTCACCACCATCCGCCCATACTTTCGGAGTATCCTGGAATTTGAGAAAAAGAAATCCGAAGCTGGTTTTTTTATGAGTGATACCACGCTGGACCGGATCCTGGCACAATGCAGTTCTTTTATCCGAAACCCCGACAACAGCTATATGCTGAATATCTTTCAGAAAAAACTCTCCGAATACGGAAAGCTTTCCGTGTCAGAGCAGAACGCTCTGATCCTGACTCACCAAAATCTTATGAAAACAGAAGTCATCCCAGCCTATCAGGAACTTATGACCGGTCTGGAAGCTTTACGCGGCACAGGAAAAAACACTCGTGGCCTGACTTATTTCAAGGGAGGAAAAGCCTACTATCTCTATCTTCTTCAGAGTCAGACCGGCTCTTACGTTCCTGTAAAGCAAATGGAAAAACGACTCTCCAGACAGCTTTCCGACGAGATCGGCATCGCAGGAACCATGCTTCGACAAAACCCAGAGCTTCTGACTACTCTCAGCCGGGGAATCACTTTCAAAAAAATGAAGCCTGCCCGGATGCTGAATGCCTTACAGCAGAAGATCCAAACAGACTTCCCACCTCTCACAGATGTCACCTTTGAGCTCCGCACAGTCCACGATTCCATGAAAGAATATCTAAGCCCCGCCTTTTATCTCACCCCACCTGTGGATACCGGAACCCCCAATGTGATCTACATAAATCCGGCTGCCAGTTACCAGGGTCTGGAGCTTTTTACCACACTGGCACATGAAGGATTCCCGGGGCATCTTTACCAGACTGTCACCTTCCAGCGCCAAAATTCCTCCAACATCCGAAATCTTCTCTGCACCTCCGGCTTTGCGGAAGGATGGGCCACCTACATTGAACCCTATGCCTACCAGTACGCCGCCGATTATATTCAGGATCCTTCTGCCACAGAGCTTGCCAGGATCTCCTGGCTGAACCGAAGCATCAATTTATGCATGTACTCCCTTCTGGACATTGAGATCCATTACAACGGCTGGACTCAGGCCGAAGCTGCCAGCTTTCTGAAAGCCTTTGGTATCGAAGACAGCGCCGTTGTCTCCGAGATCTACCAGTATATCCTGGAAACCCCGGGAAATTATCTGAAATACTACTGGGGCTACTTAAGCCTTCTGGACTTACGCACTTCCGAACAGAACCGCCTTGGCCAGGACTTTGATCTGAAAGCTTTCCACAGCCAGGTACTGAAGATCGGTGGTGTACAGTTCCCGGTGCTGGAGAAGTATATTGATGCGGAATTGAATTCCATTTTTTATTCCAACCCGGCAAAAAACAATTCATAAAAATCATCCTCACCCTCAAGCATCGGAGAATTCTCTCCACCACCATTGGTACTCCTCTTCATCGCTGCATAAAATTCCTCACCAGCTGCGATCAGATCCATCTCATAAACCGGAACCCCAAGCTCCCGGCACTTCTTACAGAAAGCAGCCAGCGGCTCTTTCTCCCTGCGGGTAGCAAGCAACATCTCCCGAAGCGCCGGGTCCCTGCGGGCCTTTTCCTTCAGATTATCAAGCATCTCCACAACTTCCATCAAACTCAATCCCCCTTCACACAGCTTCTGAACAGCACATCCAGTTCCGGAATCTCCTTTTTCAGAGAAACCAGCTCCCCATTCCTGGTAAAACAATGCTTCGAGGAAGCTTCTGTACAAACCTCACTTCTGGTCACATTAAAAAACTCATAAGCCAGCTCCAGAACCACACCACTGTACTTCTTCACCGAAACTGAAATCTCCACTACATCATCAAAAAGCACCGGCTTCTTATAAGAAACCGAAACCCCTGCAACCGGAGAAACAATTCCCCGCTTCTCCACCTCACCATAACCAAAGCCCAACTCCTTCATGAAATCGATCCGGGCCTCTTCCATCCATTTCACATAATTGGAATGATGGATGATCCCCATCTGATCCGTCTCATGATACTGTGCCTTACGCCTGTAAACACCCATGTCTGTATCCTCTCTTCTGTAAAAATCTGACATTTGCCACCAGTAACAAAATATCTTCTTTATTTCTCACAAACCATACTCTTTATACAACTCCCTGCACGCCTCCGCACTGTCTATTATTCTTCCAATCTCATCCATCCGGCCATCTGCGATCAGACGATTGATCAGCATTCTCACTCGTGCTTCCCCAATGGCCTCACCTTCTGCCTTTCCTTCCGCTTTTCCAATAATTTTCCCACGTGCTTCTCCCAGCTCAAGCAAGCGTTCCGATTCCAGCTGTAAAACCTTTCCACCCATAATTTCATCTACTCCATCATCGTCCGAAAAACATCTTCAAATATAGTATTATTGGTCATTAACACTCCTACTGGTATATACGAATTATACCACACAAACAAAACATGAAAACACCATAAACCAGCTTTTCACAAAATACACAGTAACAAAAATGGAAAACGCTTCAGAATCCAAAGCTCCGGAAATGTCCATACAGACAAAAAGATCTTATAAGATATACCAACCCCATCACTACCAGGCCGACAGCGAAGCGCCTCAGCCCATCCACTCCGTCAGGCCACAAGGAAACTCAGCCTTTCGCCCCAGGCATCCAGCGCAGCTCTGATGCCCCATCCCCTACCGGAAAACCACTCAACCTACCACTCCAAATAAACCTACCGCCCTACCACCCTACCGTCCTGAACCTCACAGCCCGAGCCGGGGATGCTGCCTGGTCTGCCTCTGCAGGAGAGGAGCTGATTCTTGGCTGGCCCCCGACGAAGCCGCAGACCAGGCAGCATCCCCGGCTCAGGCGTACGTTCAATCCCCACCCCCTCTTCCCACCAAAATAAAAATCTGCTATAATACAACCACACAACAAAAAATCAAACAACAAAGTGGCATTCACATTCCACTACACCAAACACTCATGAATGCAATCACCAATCAATCGCATTCAGAATCCAAAGAAAGACAAGGTAAAACATAAATGAAATTTCCACCCAACATCAACATCCCCGACTCCCTCAAAGGAGTCTTCAAAAAAAGCTCCACCCCGGATCCCCTCAGAGAACCCCGGCGCAACCCCAAGGACAACATTCCCCTGAACTTCCGCGAACGCAGCAACGCCCGCGTAAGTCTTATGGCATCCGTCATCGTCCTTGCGATCCTAGTCCTCTTCTTCAATCAGCTGGACTACCGCCTCATCCGCAAACCAGCCATAGACGCACAGAAAAAAGCCGCGGCAGCCAAAACCAAAGCCGATCAGGAAGCAGCCGACACCACTGCCGAAACTACCACCGCCTCCGTCATCGCAGTAGGCGACAACCTCTATCACCAGAGTCTCATCGACGCAGGCGCATCCTCTGACGGCAACTGGAACTACGACAAGATCTACACCCACATCCAGGACGCCATCAAGGACGCAGACATCAAAATGATCGATCAGGAAACCGTCTTCACAACCGACCATGACAGCGTAAGCTCCTACCCATCCTTTGCAACACCCACAGAAGTAGGAGACGCCATTATAAAAGCCGGATTCAACGTAGTAGAATCCGCCAACAACCACATTGATGACTTCGGAGAGGGCTTCCTCACAGACACACTGAACTTCTGGAAAACCAAATATCCGGATGTCACACTTCTGGGAATCCACGATTCCCAGGAAGATGCCGACACCGTAAAGATCCGCGAAATAAACGGTATCAAGATTGCATTTCTGGATTACACCTACGGTACAAACGTAGGCGGCATTGAAGGAAAAGACTACATGATCGACATGATCCGCAAAGACAAGATCACAGCCATGATCCAGAAAGCAAAAAAGCAGGCCGACTGTATCATCTTTGTAGCACACTGGGGTACCGAAGGCGAAACCATGCCAAACGAATATGAAAAACAGTGGGCAGCCTACCTTATGGAGCAAGGCGTAAATGTCATAATCGGCGGACATCCACATGTACTCCAACCATATGGCCGTCTTACTGATGACAAAGGCAATGAAACTGTAGTCTTCTACTCTCTGGGAAATTTCGTATCCACCCAACAGAAGCTGGAAGAACTTCTCGGCGGAATGGCAAAATTCACCATTCAGAAAACCGTACAGAACGGCAAGACCTCAATTGAGATCCTGACTCCTACAGTGGAACCTCTGGTCATGCATTACAACAGCGATGCCGGTGAATTCGGACCATATATGCTTTCCGATTACACAGAAGAACTTGCATCTCAGAATGGTGTACAGTCATACATTGGTTCCGGTGTATTCACTCTTGACAATCTGAAAAAGAAGTTCAACGAGATCATGTCCATGAATGTCACTCCATCCACAGGAACCAACCTCCTGGATGTGACCATTGACACAGACCTGAACATGATCGATGCATCCGGAAATATCGTAGAAGATACCGACTCCATCACAGCAGAAAAATATTACGCAGATAAAGGCATTGACATCACTTCCGAAGACTTTAACTCTGCTGATAATAACTCAGGCAGCACAGACGACTCCTCGGATGACGGTTCCTACGATGATGGTTCCTATGATGACGGTTCCTACGATGATGGTTCCTATGATGATGGTTCCTACGATGACGGTTCCTACGATGACGGTTCTTACGATGATGGTTCTTACGATGATAGCGAAGAATAGTGATAACCTTTCGTGACCAGTCTATACCCTGATTCATAAAATACCGGAGATCCGGCACCTCTGAAGTGAACACTTCAAAGGCACACAGATCTCCGGTATTTTTATTTTATCTTTTATATTTTCTTTCAAAGATTTCACTGTACAGAATATCAGTATGTAAATATACCAACTCCATAAGCTTCCAACGGATATGCAAAAGAAAATTCCCGGTTATCACAATTTTTCTTTTCGGCTTTAAATACCTTGCCCTTCGGAAGAAGCCCCTGCTCATCCATGATCAGTTTGTACTGTTTTTTCTTCGGAACGCCTACACGGTAATCCGGACGTGCTACCGGTGTAAAGTTGCATACTACCAGAATATTATTACGTCTTGTAGGAGATTTTCTCACAAAGCTGAAGATACTTCTGTCGCCATCGTTGGCATTGATCCACTCAAATGCAGATGGATCATTATCTGCACCGTAAAGTGCCGGATATTTGCGGTAGATATGCAGAAGATCACTGACATACTGCTGCAGCTTCTGATGATTTTCCTCGCCAAGAAGATACCAGTCAAGCTCTCTGGCCTCACTCCACTCACGCAGCTGTCCGAAATCCTGTCCCATAAACAGAAGCTTCTTACCCGGATGCCCGAACATAAAAGTATATCCGGCCTTCAGGTTCTTAAATTTATCATCCAGCTCCCCAGGCATCTTCTCCAGCATAGAACACTTCAGATGTACTACCTCATCATGAGACAGGACCAGAACATATTTCTCACTGTATGCATAAGTCATAGAAAATGTCATCTTATTATGATTAAATTTACGGAAATATGGATCCAGCTTCATGTATTCCAGAAAGTCGTTCATCCAGCCCATATTCCACTTCAGGGAGAATCCAAGCCCGTCGTCTTCTGCCTTGCCTGTTACCATCGGCCATGCGGTAGATTCCTCTGCGATCATGACAGTTCCATGATTTCTTCCGAGAACAACGGTATTCAGATGCTTAAAAAATTCAATAGCCTCCAGATTCTTGTTTCCGCCGTATTTATTGGCGACCCACTCACCGTCTTTCTTACCGTAATCCAGGTAGAGCATGGATGCAACCGCATCTACACGAAGACCATCAACGTGGCATTCCTCTACCCAGTAAAGAGCATTTGCGATCAGGAAGTTCTTCACCTCCGGACGTCCGTAATTGTAGATCTTGGTTCCCCAGTCCGGATGCTCACCCTGTCTCGGATCTGCATGCTCATATACAGCAGTTCCGTCAAAGTTAGCCAGTCCGTGTGCATCCTTCGGAAAATGTGCCGGTACCCAGTCAAGAATGATACCGATCTTCTGACGATGGAGATAATCCACCAGATATTTGAAATCCTGCGGTGTTCCGTAGCGGGAAGTCGGTGCGTAATAGCCGGTTACCTGATAGCCCCAGGAACCGTCAAAAGGATGCTCTGCGATACCCATAAGCTCCACATGGGTGTATCCCATTTTTTTGACATACTGGGCAAGCTTCGGCGCCAGTTCTCTGTAGGAATAGAAACCATCCTCATCCTCTGCTGTCTGCGGATGCTTCATCCAGGATCCCGGATGCACCTCATAGATAGACATGGCACTTGTGTCCGGGTCAAAGTTCTCACGATTTTTCATCCAGGTATCATCTTTCCATTTGTAGTTGGTGATATCTGTAATACGAGAGGCGGTTCCGGGACGCATTTCAGCGGC from Blautia sp. SC05B48 encodes:
- the glgB gene encoding 1,4-alpha-glucan branching protein GlgB is translated as MGKKLQFTELDQYLFGQGTNYDIYRKLGAHPDTQNRKKGVYFAVWAPNAQAVSVVGEFNEWDTEKNPMKKVGPIGVYETFVPGAKIGQLYKFYITGAHGEELYKADPYANAAEMRPGTASRITDITNYKWKDDTWMKNRENFDPDTSAMSIYEVHPGSWMKHPQTAEDEDGFYSYRELAPKLAQYVKKMGYTHVELMGIAEHPFDGSWGYQVTGYYAPTSRYGTPQDFKYLVDYLHRQKIGIILDWVPAHFPKDAHGLANFDGTAVYEHADPRQGEHPDWGTKIYNYGRPEVKNFLIANALYWVEECHVDGLRVDAVASMLYLDYGKKDGEWVANKYGGNKNLEAIEFFKHLNTVVLGRNHGTVMIAEESTAWPMVTGKAEDDGLGFSLKWNMGWMNDFLEYMKLDPYFRKFNHNKMTFSMTYAYSEKYVLVLSHDEVVHLKCSMLEKMPGELDDKFKNLKAGYTFMFGHPGKKLLFMGQDFGQLREWSEARELDWYLLGEENHQKLQQYVSDLLHIYRKYPALYGADNDPSAFEWINANDGDRSIFSFVRKSPTRRNNILVVCNFTPVARPDYRVGVPKKKQYKLIMDEQGLLPKGKVFKAEKKNCDNREFSFAYPLEAYGVGIFTY